One window of the Candidatus Microbacterium colombiense genome contains the following:
- a CDS encoding DUF937 domain-containing protein yields MALDDILKQVPIDDIAAKLGVSPDVAKAAVEQGGAVLLGGLAKNAATEEGSSAIEKALKKHEGATGASKVDDVDQADGGKIVSHILGADEKEVTAKLTESKATAGIDFGKLLPILAPIVMGLIANANKGKAETADAGAQSSGGIGDLIGGLIGGGNNGNASGGGIGDVLGGLLGGGSGNSSGGGIDLGGLLGGIFGGKK; encoded by the coding sequence ATGGCTCTTGACGACATCCTCAAGCAGGTGCCGATCGACGACATCGCCGCAAAGCTGGGCGTCTCCCCCGACGTCGCCAAGGCCGCGGTCGAGCAGGGTGGCGCGGTGCTCCTGGGCGGGCTCGCGAAGAACGCGGCGACTGAGGAGGGGTCCTCGGCCATCGAGAAGGCTCTCAAGAAGCATGAGGGTGCCACCGGCGCATCCAAGGTCGACGATGTGGATCAGGCCGACGGCGGCAAGATCGTCTCGCACATCCTCGGCGCCGACGAGAAAGAGGTCACGGCGAAGCTCACCGAGTCGAAGGCGACGGCCGGTATCGACTTCGGCAAGCTGCTCCCGATCCTCGCTCCGATCGTGATGGGCCTCATCGCCAACGCGAACAAGGGCAAGGCGGAGACGGCGGATGCCGGCGCGCAGAGCTCCGGCGGGATCGGCGACCTCATCGGTGGCCTCATCGGCGGCGGCAACAACGGCAACGCCTCCGGTGGCGGCATCGGCGATGTGCTCGGAGGGCTGCTCGGCGGCGGCAGCGGCAACAGCTCCGGCGGCGGCATCGACCTCGGCGGCCTGCTCGGCGGAATCTTCGGCGGCAAGAAGTAG
- a CDS encoding DUF3180 domain-containing protein translates to MTRTSPGLLALLALLAAGGGFLLDQLLTATGRATFTPSLLLPVLLLLIAGASLGVAWPVRKSVRSGIRIDPFRALRAATLARASSLVGAIMTGFGAGLLVFLLSRPIDPPVGSTVAMVALIGSAIVLVIAALVAEQFCTLPKDPDDSEPRDLAPEPRGGH, encoded by the coding sequence ATGACTCGCACCTCGCCCGGTCTGCTGGCGCTGCTGGCGTTGCTCGCGGCCGGCGGCGGATTCCTCCTCGACCAGCTGCTCACGGCCACAGGGCGCGCGACGTTCACCCCGTCGCTCCTGCTGCCCGTGCTGCTCCTGCTGATCGCGGGCGCATCGCTCGGCGTCGCCTGGCCGGTGCGCAAGAGCGTGCGCTCCGGCATCCGCATCGATCCGTTCCGCGCCCTGCGCGCCGCCACCCTCGCGCGGGCCTCCAGCCTGGTCGGAGCGATCATGACCGGCTTCGGGGCCGGGCTGCTGGTGTTCCTGCTGTCGCGTCCCATCGATCCCCCGGTAGGGTCGACTGTGGCCATGGTGGCCCTGATCGGGAGCGCGATCGTGCTCGTGATCGCTGCGTTGGTCGCCGAACAGTTCTGCACTCTGCCGAAGGATCCTGATGACTCAGAACCCAGAGACCTCGCCCCTGAACCCCGCGGAGGGCACTGA
- a CDS encoding TMEM175 family protein, with protein MTDTRRTQRFTTERFKAFVDAVVAIAMTLLILPLMESVSEAASSELSTAEFLSDHSGQLLSFGLSFVLIAKFWMGHHQQYRDVETVTPMLLWINVAWMATIVWLPVTTAMLGQTDTDAPQAVIYIGTLILTQVTTLIGWVYLLRHPELGTTSVTTMRHGIAGDAVAIALFLIALLIAVFVGSYGYLGLLLLVLSAPGERLLFRLSSRRSAAVGAGDADPEKT; from the coding sequence GTGACGGATACACGCAGGACTCAGCGATTCACCACCGAGCGGTTCAAGGCCTTCGTCGACGCCGTCGTCGCCATCGCGATGACGCTGCTGATCCTCCCCCTCATGGAGTCCGTGTCCGAGGCGGCCTCGTCCGAGCTCAGCACGGCCGAGTTCCTCTCCGACCATTCGGGCCAGCTGCTCAGCTTCGGTCTGAGCTTCGTTCTGATCGCCAAGTTCTGGATGGGGCACCATCAGCAGTACCGCGACGTGGAGACGGTCACCCCGATGCTGCTGTGGATCAACGTCGCGTGGATGGCGACGATCGTCTGGCTTCCGGTGACGACGGCGATGCTCGGGCAGACGGACACGGATGCTCCGCAGGCCGTGATCTACATCGGCACTCTCATCCTCACCCAGGTGACGACGCTCATCGGCTGGGTGTATCTGCTGCGGCATCCGGAGCTCGGCACGACGTCCGTCACGACGATGCGTCACGGCATCGCGGGCGACGCCGTGGCGATCGCGCTGTTCCTGATCGCCCTCCTGATCGCCGTCTTCGTCGGCTCCTACGGTTACCTGGGCCTGCTCCTGCTCGTCCTGTCCGCTCCCGGGGAGAGACTCCTGTTCCGGCTGTCATCACGGCGCTCCGCCGCGGTCGGAGCGGGCGACGCCGACCCGGAGAAGACCTGA
- a CDS encoding GTP cyclohydrolase I — MAVDRARVERLTRELLEAIGEDPDRPGLRQTPARMGELYAEFFSGVGEDAAAPLARTISVTRGPAPDTLPSGAVLLRDIRFRSVCEHHLLPFAGRAHLAYLPGEQVVGLGALVRVVETLASRPQVQERLGEQIADTIAEHLDTRGVLVVLDASHGCVTMRGGRQPEASTLTIAARGEYTDPLARAELIALIGASAAISSRHSE; from the coding sequence GTGGCCGTCGACAGAGCGCGCGTCGAACGGCTCACCCGCGAACTGCTCGAGGCGATCGGCGAGGATCCTGATCGTCCCGGATTGAGGCAGACTCCTGCCCGCATGGGGGAGCTGTACGCGGAGTTCTTCTCCGGTGTGGGTGAGGATGCCGCGGCACCGCTCGCGCGCACCATCAGCGTGACCCGTGGGCCGGCCCCCGACACCCTCCCGTCGGGAGCGGTGCTGCTGCGCGACATCCGATTCCGGTCGGTCTGCGAGCACCACCTGCTCCCGTTCGCCGGGCGTGCACATCTCGCGTACCTCCCGGGCGAGCAGGTCGTCGGCCTCGGCGCCCTCGTCCGCGTCGTGGAGACGCTCGCCTCCCGCCCTCAGGTGCAGGAGCGGCTCGGCGAGCAGATCGCCGACACCATCGCCGAGCACCTGGACACCCGCGGTGTGCTGGTCGTGCTCGACGCCAGCCACGGGTGCGTGACGATGCGCGGCGGGCGCCAGCCCGAGGCATCCACGCTCACGATCGCGGCACGCGGAGAGTACACCGATCCCCTCGCACGGGCGGAGCTGATCGCCCTGATCGGGGCTTCGGCGGCGATCTCGTCCAGGCATTCGGAATGA
- the folK gene encoding 2-amino-4-hydroxy-6-hydroxymethyldihydropteridine diphosphokinase — MSRNLTIPPDIPPARPGRPPVEAVVALGANLGDREATIRGAAERIARLPLVSDVRLSALFETVALRLDGPDPDAPGYVNAVALVTTRLAPEILLGMLHAIEDENGRERQERWGDRTLDLDLIAYGDVISDDPRVQLPHPRAHERLFVLDPWLDVDPDATLQGHGRVTDLAEALRARGEG, encoded by the coding sequence ATGAGCCGCAACCTGACCATTCCGCCCGACATCCCGCCGGCACGTCCCGGGCGCCCTCCCGTCGAGGCGGTCGTCGCCCTCGGGGCCAACCTCGGCGACCGTGAGGCGACGATCCGAGGCGCGGCGGAGCGCATCGCACGTCTCCCGCTGGTCAGCGATGTGCGTCTTTCCGCACTGTTCGAGACCGTCGCCCTGCGACTCGACGGGCCCGACCCCGACGCCCCCGGCTATGTGAATGCGGTGGCGCTGGTCACCACTCGATTGGCGCCCGAGATCCTGCTCGGCATGCTGCACGCCATCGAAGACGAGAACGGCCGGGAGCGGCAGGAGAGGTGGGGCGACCGCACGCTCGACCTCGACCTCATCGCCTACGGTGATGTGATCTCCGACGACCCGCGCGTGCAGCTGCCGCATCCACGCGCCCACGAGCGTCTGTTCGTGCTCGACCCCTGGCTCGACGTCGATCCCGACGCCACGCTCCAGGGCCACGGCCGAGTCACCGACCTGGCCGAAGCTCTGCGCGCGCGGGGTGAGGGATGA
- the ftsH gene encoding ATP-dependent zinc metalloprotease FtsH — protein sequence MDVKKITRNPLIYVALIGLLLFGGFLLISNLGAPKQITTQEGLKLLSGETVTEVVNTDGDQRVDMTLSKAFEGAEKVQFYYVDARADEVVTAINDADPKDGFNDAVPRATWFDGFISLLLPLVLLGLLFWWLLSSMQGGGGKVMQFGKSKAKLVNKETPTVTFADVAGADEAIEELHEIKEFLQDPAKFQAIGARIPKGVLLYGPPGTGKTLLARAVAGEAGAPFYSISGSDFVEMFVGVGASRVRDLFNQAKENSPAIIFIDEIDAVGRHRGAGMGGGNDEREQTLNQMLVEMDGFDPNANVIVIAATNRPDILDPALLRPGRFDRQIGVDAPDLKGRQKILEVHSKGKPLAKSVDLEVVARKTPGFTGADLANVLNEAALLTARSNAQLVDNRALDEAIDRVIAGPQRRTRVMKDKEKLITAYHEGGHALAAAAMNYTDPVTKITILPRGKALGYTMVLPLDDKYSITRNELQDQLTYAMGGRVAEEIVFHDPTTGASNDIEKATSIARKMVIEYGMTTQVGPVKLGTEGGDVFVARDMGRGREYSEKVAERVDAEVRALIEQAHNEAYSVISENRDILDKLALALLEEETLDHNQIAEIFTEVKKLPERPLWLSSEARPVSERPPIEVPKKDVSLAASVEAPAAAARTQTGSAAAGQARPATA from the coding sequence ATGGATGTGAAGAAGATCACCCGGAACCCACTGATCTACGTGGCGCTGATCGGTCTGCTGCTTTTCGGCGGCTTCCTGCTGATCTCGAACCTCGGGGCGCCCAAGCAGATCACCACCCAAGAGGGCCTCAAGCTGCTCTCCGGCGAGACGGTCACCGAGGTGGTCAACACCGACGGCGATCAGCGCGTCGACATGACGCTCTCGAAGGCGTTCGAAGGTGCCGAGAAGGTGCAGTTCTACTACGTCGACGCCCGCGCCGACGAGGTGGTGACGGCGATCAACGACGCCGACCCGAAGGACGGCTTCAACGACGCGGTCCCGCGCGCCACCTGGTTCGACGGCTTCATCTCCCTCCTGCTCCCGCTCGTGCTGCTCGGCCTCCTGTTCTGGTGGCTGCTGTCGTCGATGCAGGGCGGCGGCGGCAAAGTCATGCAGTTCGGCAAGTCGAAGGCCAAACTCGTCAACAAGGAGACGCCGACCGTCACCTTCGCCGACGTGGCCGGTGCCGACGAGGCGATCGAAGAGCTCCATGAGATCAAGGAGTTCCTGCAGGATCCCGCGAAGTTCCAGGCGATCGGTGCCCGCATCCCGAAGGGCGTGCTGCTGTACGGCCCTCCCGGAACCGGTAAGACCCTTCTCGCCCGCGCCGTCGCCGGTGAGGCCGGGGCTCCCTTCTACTCGATCTCCGGATCGGACTTCGTCGAGATGTTCGTCGGTGTGGGTGCGTCGCGCGTTCGCGACCTGTTCAACCAGGCCAAGGAGAACTCGCCCGCGATCATCTTCATCGACGAGATCGACGCGGTCGGTCGTCACCGTGGCGCAGGCATGGGGGGCGGCAATGACGAGCGCGAGCAGACGCTGAACCAGATGCTCGTCGAGATGGACGGCTTCGACCCGAACGCGAACGTGATCGTGATCGCGGCGACCAACCGCCCCGACATCCTCGACCCCGCACTTCTGCGCCCCGGTCGTTTCGACCGTCAGATCGGTGTCGACGCCCCTGATCTCAAAGGTCGACAGAAGATCCTCGAGGTGCACAGCAAGGGCAAGCCCCTCGCCAAGAGCGTCGACCTCGAGGTCGTCGCCCGCAAGACTCCGGGCTTCACCGGTGCAGACCTCGCGAACGTGCTGAATGAGGCTGCGCTCCTCACGGCGCGCTCGAACGCGCAGCTCGTCGACAACCGTGCGCTGGACGAGGCCATCGATCGTGTGATCGCCGGTCCGCAGCGTCGTACGCGTGTGATGAAGGACAAGGAGAAGCTCATCACGGCGTACCACGAGGGCGGCCACGCCCTCGCAGCCGCGGCGATGAACTACACCGACCCCGTCACGAAGATCACGATCCTGCCGCGTGGCAAGGCGCTCGGGTACACGATGGTGCTTCCGCTGGACGACAAGTACTCGATCACCCGCAACGAACTGCAGGACCAGCTCACCTACGCCATGGGCGGGCGAGTGGCCGAGGAGATCGTGTTCCACGACCCCACCACGGGCGCATCCAACGACATCGAGAAGGCGACCTCGATCGCCCGCAAGATGGTCATCGAGTACGGCATGACCACCCAGGTGGGTCCGGTCAAGCTGGGCACCGAAGGCGGCGACGTGTTCGTCGCGCGTGACATGGGCCGCGGACGCGAGTACTCGGAGAAGGTCGCCGAGCGCGTCGACGCCGAGGTGCGCGCGCTGATCGAGCAGGCGCACAACGAGGCGTACTCGGTGATCAGCGAGAACCGCGACATCCTCGACAAGCTGGCACTCGCGCTGCTCGAGGAGGAGACCCTCGACCACAACCAGATCGCCGAGATCTTCACCGAGGTGAAGAAGCTCCCCGAGCGCCCGCTGTGGCTGTCGAGCGAGGCTCGTCCGGTGTCGGAGCGGCCTCCGATCGAGGTCCCGAAGAAGGATGTGTCCCTGGCTGCCTCCGTCGAAGCCCCCGCCGCTGCCGCGCGCACCCAGACGGGATCGGCGGCTGCCGGTCAGGCGCGACCAGCGACGGCGTGA
- the hpt gene encoding hypoxanthine phosphoribosyltransferase, which produces MRAAEIQDDLAQILVTEEEILAKLDELATQVAEDYAGKDLILVGVLKGAVMVMADFARALPFHAPMDWMAVSSYGASTKSSGVVQIRKDLDTDLNGKHVLIVEDIIDSGLTLSWLLENFESRGAESIEVLALLRKPEAAKVVIDCRYVGFDIPTDFVVGYGLDYDERYRNLRDVAVLAPHVYS; this is translated from the coding sequence ATGCGCGCTGCGGAGATCCAGGATGACCTTGCTCAGATCCTCGTCACAGAGGAGGAGATCCTCGCCAAGCTCGATGAGCTGGCGACACAGGTCGCGGAAGACTACGCCGGGAAGGATCTGATCCTCGTCGGAGTGCTGAAGGGCGCCGTCATGGTGATGGCCGACTTCGCCCGCGCCCTCCCCTTCCACGCCCCCATGGACTGGATGGCGGTGTCGAGCTACGGCGCCAGCACGAAGTCGAGCGGTGTGGTGCAGATCCGCAAGGACCTCGACACCGATCTGAACGGCAAGCACGTGCTGATCGTCGAGGACATCATCGACTCGGGCCTGACGCTGAGCTGGCTGCTGGAGAACTTCGAGTCCCGCGGCGCCGAGTCGATCGAGGTGCTCGCTCTGCTGCGCAAGCCGGAGGCGGCGAAGGTCGTCATCGACTGCCGCTACGTGGGATTCGACATCCCCACCGATTTCGTCGTCGGATACGGACTCGACTACGACGAGCGCTACCGCAACCTGCGCGATGTCGCCGTGCTCGCCCCGCACGTCTACAGCTGA
- a CDS encoding PH domain-containing protein, whose product MTQNPETSPLNPAEGTDLPALDQGTYTQLKTARNEARLELDGTWHQISPRYVVSQIVQNVIFLAVVAAVAIVLNIVLEQDWVWIPAGVILLITLITLIILPRQARAIGYMLRADDIVFRKGILWQRMIAVPYGRMQLVDITQGPLDRAFGVTQLKMVTAAATTGVQIPGLTQRAAEALRDTLIEVAETRRTGL is encoded by the coding sequence ATGACTCAGAACCCAGAGACCTCGCCCCTGAACCCCGCGGAGGGCACTGATCTGCCCGCGCTCGACCAGGGCACCTACACGCAGCTGAAGACGGCCCGCAACGAGGCGCGGCTCGAACTGGACGGCACCTGGCACCAGATCTCTCCGCGCTACGTGGTGTCGCAGATCGTGCAGAACGTGATCTTCCTCGCCGTCGTCGCCGCGGTGGCGATCGTCCTCAACATCGTGCTCGAGCAGGACTGGGTGTGGATCCCGGCCGGTGTGATCCTGCTGATCACCCTGATCACGCTGATCATCCTGCCGCGTCAGGCGCGAGCCATCGGCTACATGCTCCGCGCCGACGACATCGTGTTCCGCAAGGGCATCCTGTGGCAGCGCATGATCGCCGTGCCCTACGGCCGTATGCAGCTCGTCGACATCACCCAGGGTCCGTTGGACCGCGCCTTCGGTGTGACGCAGCTCAAGATGGTGACGGCCGCCGCGACCACCGGCGTGCAGATCCCCGGCCTGACGCAGCGCGCCGCCGAAGCGCTGCGGGACACGCTCATCGAGGTCGCCGAGACCCGTCGGACCGGCCTGTGA
- the folB gene encoding dihydroneopterin aldolase, whose product MDSLDEIALTGLTVFGRHGVYDHERENGQEFTIDLRLSLSLEQAAASDDVVDTVHYGELAEKVAAVVAGEPVNLIETLASRIADVALDDERVQFVTVTVHKPHAPIPLSFADVEVRVQRGRKAAPLEDITA is encoded by the coding sequence ATGGACTCCCTCGACGAGATCGCTCTGACCGGCCTGACGGTGTTCGGGCGACACGGCGTGTACGACCACGAGCGCGAGAACGGGCAGGAGTTCACGATCGACCTGCGCCTGTCGCTGTCGCTCGAGCAGGCCGCGGCGTCGGACGATGTCGTCGATACCGTGCACTACGGGGAGCTCGCCGAGAAGGTGGCGGCTGTCGTCGCGGGCGAACCCGTGAACCTGATCGAGACCCTCGCGTCGCGGATCGCCGATGTGGCTCTCGATGACGAGCGGGTGCAGTTCGTGACCGTGACAGTGCACAAACCGCATGCTCCGATCCCGCTGTCGTTCGCCGACGTCGAGGTCCGGGTGCAGCGGGGTCGCAAGGCCGCTCCCCTCGAGGACATCACGGCATGA
- the tilS gene encoding tRNA lysidine(34) synthetase TilS, which produces MPSLSPAIAEIRLAVRFALADLPDGATVIVALSGGADSLALTAATVFEARARSIRVLSLTVDHGMQEGSAHVAASAAVAAEGLGVVDARQTRVDVDRASSAGEEAAARDARYAALRSVALAEKAVAVLLGHTLDDQAETVLLGLARGSGAASLQGMSPDREDADGLRWIRPLLGVRRETTLAFCAASDLAPWTDPHNSEPRFARVRVRERVLPVMETDLGPGIAEALARTAEQLREDAEAFDEMIHETIEDIVEHAEAGISVSVAALAANPAALRNRIIRLVVDSEFGVSLTRTQTLEVARLAVDWSGQGPIDLPGCSAARRGGQIVFAARD; this is translated from the coding sequence GTGCCATCGCTCTCTCCTGCCATCGCCGAGATCCGCCTCGCTGTGCGCTTCGCGCTCGCCGACCTCCCGGACGGAGCGACCGTGATCGTGGCGCTCTCGGGTGGCGCCGACTCGCTGGCTCTGACCGCTGCGACCGTCTTCGAGGCTCGGGCGCGCAGTATCCGGGTGCTGAGCCTGACCGTCGACCACGGAATGCAGGAGGGCTCCGCGCACGTCGCCGCTTCCGCAGCCGTCGCCGCGGAGGGCCTCGGGGTCGTCGATGCGCGGCAGACGAGGGTCGACGTCGACCGGGCGTCGAGCGCGGGCGAAGAGGCTGCCGCGCGGGATGCGCGCTACGCGGCTCTCCGCAGCGTCGCCCTCGCCGAGAAAGCCGTCGCCGTGCTGCTCGGCCACACGCTCGATGACCAGGCGGAGACCGTGCTGCTCGGACTCGCTCGCGGCTCCGGTGCCGCGAGCCTGCAGGGCATGTCGCCGGATCGGGAGGATGCCGATGGGCTGCGCTGGATCCGGCCCCTGCTCGGGGTGCGTCGCGAGACCACTCTCGCGTTCTGCGCGGCATCCGATCTCGCCCCCTGGACCGACCCCCACAACAGCGAGCCGCGGTTCGCGCGAGTGCGGGTGCGCGAGCGGGTGCTGCCCGTGATGGAGACCGATCTCGGACCGGGGATCGCCGAGGCGCTGGCGCGCACCGCGGAGCAGTTGCGTGAAGACGCCGAGGCGTTCGACGAGATGATCCACGAGACCATCGAAGACATCGTCGAGCATGCCGAGGCCGGGATCTCCGTCAGTGTCGCCGCGCTCGCCGCGAACCCGGCCGCGCTGCGGAACCGCATCATCCGACTCGTCGTCGACAGCGAGTTCGGGGTGAGCCTGACGCGCACCCAGACCCTCGAGGTCGCTCGACTGGCCGTGGACTGGTCGGGACAGGGCCCGATCGATCTGCCCGGATGCTCTGCCGCGCGCCGCGGCGGACAGATCGTCTTCGCGGCGCGCGACTGA
- the folP gene encoding dihydropteroate synthase, whose product MTVIWGIVNVTPDSFSDGGRYLDVDRAVAHGLSLRADGATVLDVGGESTRPGAERVGAEVEQQRVIPVIEQLAAAGVPVSIDTLNASTAAVAVRAGARIVNDVSGGLADPEMRAAVAESGADFAIGHWRGFSDDMYAHAEYRRVAREVAGELQERVGEAAASGIAPSRLILDPGIGFAKAGAQNWDVLRGLDEITGLGQRVLIGTSRKRFLADTLREARRDDDEVSERRRDLATAVTSAFAARAGVWAVRVHDVAATRDALAIAHAWDGR is encoded by the coding sequence ATGACGGTCATCTGGGGGATCGTCAACGTCACCCCCGATTCGTTCAGCGACGGAGGCCGCTACCTCGACGTCGACCGTGCGGTCGCGCACGGGCTGAGCCTGCGGGCCGACGGCGCCACGGTGCTCGATGTCGGCGGTGAATCGACGCGACCCGGAGCCGAGCGCGTGGGAGCGGAAGTCGAGCAGCAGCGCGTCATCCCCGTGATCGAGCAGCTCGCCGCAGCCGGGGTGCCCGTCAGCATCGACACGCTCAACGCGTCGACCGCGGCCGTTGCCGTGCGTGCGGGAGCCCGCATCGTGAACGACGTCTCGGGCGGTCTCGCCGATCCGGAGATGCGTGCGGCGGTCGCCGAGTCGGGCGCCGATTTCGCGATCGGGCACTGGCGCGGCTTCTCGGACGACATGTATGCCCACGCGGAGTACCGCCGTGTCGCGCGTGAGGTCGCGGGGGAGCTGCAGGAGCGCGTCGGCGAGGCGGCGGCATCGGGGATCGCTCCGTCTCGCCTGATCCTCGACCCGGGTATCGGCTTCGCGAAGGCGGGCGCGCAGAACTGGGATGTGCTGCGCGGCCTCGATGAGATCACGGGTCTCGGCCAGCGGGTGCTCATCGGCACGTCTCGCAAGCGCTTCCTCGCCGACACTCTGCGGGAGGCGCGTCGTGACGACGACGAGGTCTCCGAGCGACGCCGCGACCTGGCCACCGCCGTCACGAGCGCATTCGCCGCGCGCGCCGGCGTCTGGGCGGTGCGGGTGCACGACGTCGCAGCGACTCGTGACGCCCTCGCGATCGCGCACGCGTGGGACGGCCGCTGA
- a CDS encoding inorganic diphosphatase yields the protein MGAHDAVIEIPRGSRVKYEVDHETGRVHLDRVLYTTFGYPADYGYFDNTLGEDGDPLDVLVLLDHAIYPGVVVEVRPVAVLKMSDEAGGDDKLVAVLSKDPRWAHIQDIDDIAEYTKKEISHFFEHYKDLEPNKWVKVDAWGDKAEAERILDEAIVRFGEQSH from the coding sequence ATGGGCGCACACGACGCCGTCATCGAGATCCCGCGCGGCAGCCGCGTGAAGTACGAGGTCGACCACGAGACCGGACGAGTGCACCTCGACCGCGTGCTCTACACGACCTTCGGATACCCGGCCGACTACGGCTACTTCGACAACACGCTGGGCGAGGACGGCGACCCGCTCGACGTGCTCGTTCTGCTCGACCACGCCATCTACCCGGGCGTCGTCGTCGAGGTGCGCCCCGTCGCCGTGCTGAAGATGAGCGACGAGGCCGGCGGGGACGACAAGCTCGTCGCCGTGCTGTCGAAGGACCCGCGCTGGGCGCACATCCAGGACATCGACGACATCGCCGAGTACACGAAGAAGGAGATCTCGCACTTCTTCGAGCACTACAAGGACCTCGAGCCCAACAAGTGGGTCAAGGTCGACGCGTGGGGCGACAAGGCCGAGGCCGAGCGCATCCTCGACGAGGCGATCGTCCGCTTCGGCGAGCAGAGCCACTGA